DNA from Candidatus Ozemobacteraceae bacterium:
AAGATTGTGTTCGATGCCAACCAGCTGGGAAATCCCACCCAGGCGAGCGTCATTCAGTACGACTGGCGCTGATGCGTTTCCATGATTCGCATCGTCAAAGCCCGCGTCCATAACCTCAAGGATCTGACGCTCGGCATTCCCCGCAATGCGCTGACCGTCATCACCGGTGTTTCCGGTTCCGGAAAGAGCTCGCTTGCGTTCGACACGATCCATGCCGAGGGGCAGCGGCGGTATATGGAGTCGCTTTCCTCCTACGCCCGCCAGTTCCTCCAGCAGATGGAAAAGCCGGATGTGGAAAGCATCGACGGGCTGTCGCCCACCATTGCGATCCAGCAGAAGACGACCTCGCGGAACCCGCGTTCGACGGTCGGCACCGTCACGGAGCTGTACGATTATTTCCGGCTTCTCTTCGCCGCCGTCGGCGAGCCTCACTGCCCCGAGTGCGGTGCGAAAGTCACCAGTTCGACCCCCGCCCAGATCGTCGACGTTCTGCTCGAATACCCGGCGGGAACCCGGCTGACGCTGCTCGCGCCGGTCGTGCGCGGCCGCAAGGGGGAATACCAGAAGGTGTTCGAGGAACTGCGCCGCGAGGGGTTTTCCCGGGTGCGCGTCGACGGGGAACTCCGTCTCCTTGAGGACGAACTTCCGCGGCTCGACGCGAAGCGCGCGCATACAATAGAAATAGCTATAGACAGGGTTTCCCTCTCCGGCGTTCGGGAAGAGGCTTCCCGGCTCAACGATGCCGTCGAACTGGCGTTCAAGATGGCCGACGGCCAGCTGGTCGTCGTTCTCGAGAAACCGGACGGACCGAAGGGCCAGGAGATCCTGTTCAGCGAGAAGCTCCGATGCGGGAGGTGCGAGATCAGCCTGCCCGAGATCAAGCCCCGGCTCTTCTCGTTCAACGCTCCCTACGGGGCCTGCACGCACTGTTCGGGGCTGGGCAGCCAGCTCGTCGTCGATCCCGACCTGTTCATTCCCGACCGGAGCGTGTCGCTTGCCGACGGCGCCCTCAAGGCGATGGGCACGGGCGAGGAGACGATTCTCGGCCACTGGCTCGACAGCCTGGCGAAGCATTACGGCTTTTCGCTGCACACCCCGGTCGAGAAGCTCCCGAAAAAAGTCATGGATATTCTGTTCAAGGGGTCGGGAACGGACGAAATCGAGGTGTTCTACGAGGGTCGCCGCATGTCGGCGACGTTCAAGAAGCCTTTCGAAGGAATCATTCCCATGTTCGAGCGGCGATACCGCGAAACGCCGTCGGACGAAGCCCGCGCCTGGTACGAGCGGTTCATGCGCGAGCTCCCGTGCCCCGGGTGCGCCGGGAAGCGCCTCTCCCCGGCCGCCCTTGCGGTGACCGTCGAGAACCTCAGCATTCACGGGCTGACCCAGATGTCGGTCGGGAGCCTGGTCCGGTTTTTCGAGAAGCTCGTTCTGACCGAGCGACAGGCGTTCATCTGCAAGAAGATCCTCGAGGAGATCCGCAGCCGGTTGCGGTTTCTGAACGACGTCGGCCTCGATTACCTGACGCTCGCGAGGCCGGCCCACACCCTGTCTGGGGGCGAGGCGCAGCGCATCCGCCTGGCGACGCAGATCGGATCGGCGCTGGTCGGCATCACATACGTGCTCGACGAGCCCAGCATCGGCTTGCATCCGCGCGACAACCGGCGTCTGATCGACACGCTCAAAAGCCTGCGCAGTCTCGGAAACACCGTGCTGGTCGTCGAGCACGATCACGAGATCATGCTCGAAGCCGATCACCTCGTCGACCTGGGGCCCGGGGCCGGAACCGAAGGCGGGCGACTCGTCGCGGAAGGGACTCCGGCCGAGGTCGCGGCCGACCGGGAGAGCCTCACGGGGCGTTTCCTGGCAGGCATCGAGCGAATTTCGCCGCCGGATACGCGGCGCGGGGGGAACGGGAAGACCCTGACGCTCAGAGGCGCACGACATAATAATTTGAAAGATATAGACGTCGAGTTCCCTCTCGGCCGGCTGATCGCGATCACCGGCGTCTCGGGCTCGGGCAAGTCCAGTCTCGTGACGGACACCCTGTATCCGCTGCTGTCGAACCGCCTCGTCAAGACCCATCTCGACGTTGGTGGGCATGCGGGACTCGACGGGCTCGAACATATAAATAAAGTGGTAAATATAGACCAGGATCCCATCGGCCGCACGCCGAGGTCGAACCCCTGCACCTATACCGGTCTCTTTTCCCCCATCCGCACCCTGTTCTCGCAGACCGTCGAAGCCCGCTCGCGAGGCTATACGCCGGGCAGATTCAGCTTCAACGTGAAGGGCGGCCGGTGCGAGGTCTGCGAGGGATCGGGGCAGATCCAGATCGAGATGCACTTCCTTCCCGACGTTTTCGTCACCTGCGAGGCCTGCAAAGGACTGCGGTTCAACGACGAGACGCTGAAGGTCCACTTCAAGGGGAAGAACATCGCCGACGTGCTCGCGATGACCGTGAACGACGCGCTCGCCTTCTTCGAGGCGCATTACGTCCTCAGACGCAAGCTCGAAACGCTCCGCGACGTCGGTCTCGGGTATATCACGCTCGGCCAGGCCAGCACCACGCTGTCCGGCGGCGAGGCGCAGCGCATCAAACTCGCGACCGAACTGTCCCGTATGGCGACAGGCCAGACGTTCTACATCCTCGACGAGCCGACGACGGGCCTTCACTTCCAGGACGTGCGGTGCCTGCTCGGGGTTCTGAGCCGCCTCGTGGAAAAGGGAAACACCGTGGTCGTCGTCGAGCACAACCTCGACGTCGTGAAAACGGCGGACTGGGTCATCGACCTCGGCCCCGAAGGCGGCGACGCCGGCGGCCGCATCATCGCCGCCGGCACGCCGGAGGACCTCGCCGCGAACCCGGCGTCCATGACCGGCCGCTTCCTGGCCGAGATTCTGGGCCCGGCGTCTTCACCCAGACCCAAAGCGGAAAAGCGCGGCCGCGGGAGCAGGTCCGTTGCCCGCTGACCGGCCGCCGACGCAGCATTCATCCCTCCTGGCGCGTCGACCGGATCTGATCGTTCTTGCAGCCTTCATCGCTGCCGTCGCAGCCGGCTCCTTGATGGGCCTCTTCCAGTGGGACACCGAAGCCTACTTCTGGGCCGGCCGGGCCTGGATGACCGGCGCCGATCCCTACGACCTGATGCTCCTGACGAAGATGACGGGAAAGCCACCCCTGCCGTTCGTCTACCCGCCGACGGTCTTGCCGTTCATCGGCATCCTCTCGCTGCTGCCTCTTCCGCTCTTCCACCTGGTTTTTCTCGCGGCGAAGGTCGGTGCGCTGATCCTGCTGATCCGATGCTGGAGGAGGATCGTCGGGGAACATGCGGGGAACCTCGTTTGGTTCGCGATGCTGGGGTTTCACGGGGCCCTCTTTTCCGATCTGGGGGCGGGCAATATCGCCGTTTTCGAGGCGCTCCTCGTCTGGCTGGCTCTGGAAGCCTGGATCGACGGTCGGACGGAGCGGTTCGCCGCCCTGATCGTTCTCGCCGGACAGCCCAAGCTGGCGCCGCTGGCGTTCATCTCTCTGCTAACCTGGCGTTCGCCGCGCCACGGACGCACGCTGGCGATGTCCGTCGCGGGCCTCGCCGCCCTTACGGGCGTGCTGGTCGCGGTTGCGCCCGAGTCGTGGAGCAGGTTTTTCTCCCTGGCCGCGTCCATCGACGAGAGAGGCCTGAACAACCAAAGCCAGGTTGCTCTCTGGCGTGATCTGCTGGGAGTTCCGATCGGCAGCGTCGCATCCGGAAAGGCGCTGATCCCCTCCCTTCTGGTGAGCTTCGCCGTCGGCCTGGCGACCTGGAGGGTCGGATATCGCGCCTCAGCAGAGGGAGAAGAGGCCCGCCGGCGGGCCGTGTTCCTCGCGGTGCTCGCCTATGCTCTGGTCGTCCCGCGGTTCAAGAGTTATTCCTACCTGCTCCTGACACCGGCGGCCGTCGAGGCGTTCGGGCGAGCGCCGTCTTATAAAATAGCAAAATATGTATTTCTTGTGACGGGCCTCATGCCGTTCATGCCGTTTTCGGATCGTCTTCCGCTCGCGATCGCCTACCTGCCGCTCGCCTGGGCGGCCTGGTTCTGGTGGCTGCTGATTCGGCGCGGGGAAGCGCCGGACCGGACGACGGCGGTGTGATATCCTGATCGGTGCCCGGTGTGCCGGAGCGAGACAGGCAGGGAGAGACGATATGGGCCGCAAGAACGGTGTGACCTACGCGTGCCAGACGTGCGGACAGAGTTACAGCAAGTGGCAGGGCCAGTGCAGCGGGTGTGAGGAGTGGAACACCATCGTCGCCGAGGCCGCGGGCCCGGCCGGCCGCCCGACGATGCACGATTTCAAGTCGGGGGCGGCGAACCTCGCGCTGTGCCAGTCCCTCGACGACGTGAAGGCGGAACGGGCCGCCCGCTTCGCGACCGGCTTCGATACGTTTGACGAGCTGATCGGCGGCGGCCTCGTTCCCGGCGGCATCACCCTGATCGGCGGCGAGCCCGGCGTCGGCAAGTCGACCTTCATGCTCCAGCTCGCCTCGCGGCTCGGGGTGACGATCAAGCCCATTCTCTACATCTCGGGCGAAGAGTCCCTGACCCAGATCAAGCTTCGCGCCGACCGGCTCGGCATCGGCAACGGGAAGGACATCTTCCTCGTTTCCGAGCAGAACATCGACGCGGCGCTCGGGGCCGTGATGACCTACCAGCCGCGCCTGCTCGTCATCGACTCGATCCAGACGGTGTTCACTCCTCAGCTCGAAGCCACGCCCGGCGCGGTCGCCCAGGTGCGCGAGTGCGCCGCCATCCTCACGAAGTTCGGCAAAGACCGAGGTCTGCCGGTCATGATCATCGGCCACGTGACGAAGGAAGGCGCGATCGCCGGCCCGAAGGTGCTCGAGCACATCGTCGACACCGTCCTCTACTTCGAGGGTGAGATCAATTCGAATTTTCGCATCCTGCGCGTGTTCAAGAACCGATTCGGCGCCACAGGCGAGGTCGCGGTGTTCCAGATGACGGGAAACGGCCTGATGCCGGTGCTGAACCCGTCCGACCTCTTCGTCAGCCGCCACCGCACCGAATCTCCCGGCGTCGTCGTGGTGCCGCTTCTCGAAGGATCCCGCTGCATCCTGGCCGAACTGCAGACCCTGGTGACCCACTCGTTCCTGTCGATGCCGCGCCGCGTGGTGTCGGGCATCGATTCGAACCGGCTCCATCTCGTGCTCGCCGTGCTCGAAAAACACGGCGGGCTGAAATTCTACAACCGCGATGTCTTCGTGAACGTGGCGGGCGGCCTGCGGCTCGGCGAACCCGGCGGCGACCTCGGCCTCGCGATGGCCCTCGTCGGCAGCGCCTGGGACAAACCGGTGCCGCGCGACCTCCTGATGGCCGGCGAGCTGACGCTTTCGGGCGACATCCGGCCGGTCTCCGGCGTCGAACGCCGCCTGGCGGAAGGCCGCCGGTTCGGCTTCACGCGCTTCCTGGTCTCGGAAGCCGGGGACCCCCCCAAGGGCGCCGGTATCACCCGCGTCCGGACGGTCGCCGACGCCATCCGCTTCGTTTTCCCGAGCGGTCGCCCGCCGGCGCCGCCCTCGAAATCCCAGGGCGAGGAATGATGTCATGACCGGAAGGTCGAGATGGCCCGTCGTCGCCGTGATATGCCTCGTGTTCGTCACGGCCTTCGCCGGCTGGTATGACAGCACCGCGGCGAACGGCACGTTCGTCTACGCCCTGGACGACGCCTATATCCACCTGACGATCGGCAGAACGCTCGCCGAGCACGGCATCTGGGGCGTGTCACCCCGCGAATTCTCCTCCGCCTCCTCCTCCCCTCTCTGGACGATCCTTCTCGCCCTCTGGTGCCGCATTTTCGGGGCAAGCGATCTGGCGCCGCTCGCATTGAACGTTCTCTTCGCCTGTCTGCTGGTCGCCGTTGCCGATTCGCTGCTGTGCGACTCCTGGGACGGCTACGCCGGGCGGCCGTGGCGCCGCTTCGCGTTCCTGTGCGCGCTCATGTTCGCGATTCCCGCGCCGGCGCTCATCCTTTCGGGAATGGAGCATCTTCTGCATGCGCTGCTGGCGGTTCTCTTCATCCTGAAGGCGGCGGAGTTTCTCTGGCCTGGCCCCGATTCATCGAAGCCTTCCGAAGGCTTCCTGACGCTCTCGGCAATCGCCGCGCTCACGGTTGCGACGCGGTATGAGAGCATGGCCCTGGTTGCCCCGGTCTTTCTAGTGCTGGCCTGGAGACGAAAATGGAATTTCGCCGTCCCCCTGGTTCTGGCTTCCCTCCTCCCAGTGGTTCTGTTCGGAATATATAGTATTGTAAATAGAATGCCCTTCGTGCCGGCGTCGATCCTGGTGAAAACGGTCGGGCTCGCCCAGGGACTTCCGTCGTGGCTTCTGTATACACCGCTGGTGAAGGCCGCCATGCGAATCCTGGTCTGTCCACCCCTGCTGGTGATGATGGCGCTGGGCGTCTACACGCTTATCCGCGCGAGACGGGAAGGGACGAACGAGTCGTTCCGGTTTGCCGGCGCCGCGGGCATGTTCGCCCTCTCATCGCTCATCCATGCCGAATTCGTCGGCGTCGGCTGGTTCTACCGATACGAAGCCTACCTGATCGCGGTCGGAATGACGACCGCCCTGCCGGCCTTCGTGAACGACGTCGTCGTTCATGCGTCGCAGCGGGACGATCGGCGGAAATTCCATTCGATCGTTTTCTCCGCGCTCGTCTGCGTGCTGTTCTGGCCGTTCGTCACGCGGGCGGCGCTGTCCCTGGTCGACACCCCTCGTGCGTATCGGAACATCGGTGACCAGCAGGTGCAGCTGGCGCGATTTCTCGCGGCGAAGGGGACCGGGAAGACCGTGGCCCTGAACGATATCGGGGCCGTCGCCTATTACTCCGACACCCCCATCCTGGACCTGTTCGGCCTTGCCAGCCCCGAAGTCTATCGCGTCCGAATCCGCCACGAATACTCCACGGAGTCGATCGAACGGCTTGCCAGGCGGGCCGGCGCGGAAACGGCGATCCTGACCCCCGACTGGTACAAGGTGTTCGGCGGCATTCCCGCCTCCTGGACGCAGGTGGCGACGTGGAAGATCGAAAACAACATCATCTGCGGCAGCGATACGGTCGCATTTTACGCGATCGAGCCGAGTGCCCGGGAGGACCTGGAGCGCAGGCTGAAGGAGTTCGGGCCGAGCCTGCCGTCCGACGTGACGGCGGCGTTCCCGGGCAATCACGCAAAGTGACCGTCAGGCGGTGTTCCAGTTCCGCCAGGGGTTCCGGGCCAGGCTGGAGTTGAAATAGCGGGGGTCGCCCGTCACTTCTCGGCCGGCCCAGGAGGGAAGTTCGAAGTGAACGCCTTCGCCGGAAAATTCTATTTCAGCGACTATCAAACCTTCGTTCTCGCCCGCAAACTCGTCGATCTCCCACTTCCTGCCGGCGAATGCGACGGTATACCGCGTTTTCTCGATGAGGGGCTTTTCACAGAGACGCTCGAGCATCTCCCGGGCGTCGACGGCGGGGATCTCATACTCGTACTCCGCCCTGGCCGCGCCGGAGGATTCCCCCTTGATGGTGAGAAACCCGCGGTCGCCGGCGATTCTGACGCGGACGGTCCGTTCCTTTGCCGTCGAAAGATATCCCTGACGATAGAATACGCCCCGCGCGCCCGTGCGCCAAGCATCTCCGGTGACCAGGAATTTCCGTTCGATTTCGATGCCCATATCCGTTTTCCAATTGTGGCAGGAAATCCGACGCAGAGCAAGAGTTTCCTGTTGCAATTGCCGTCGCGTCACGGTACAGTGAGGGTTCGGACGAACCCGCCGACGCGGTAGGAAACATGCTGAAGACGATCGATCGCTATATCTTTGCCGAGCTCCTGCAGCCGTTCCTGTTCGGAATGGCGTTTTTCGTCGCGATCTGGCTGATCGACCTGATGATGGAGCTGATCAACCTCATTTTCACGAAGGGCGTTCCTCCCTCGGTCGTCTTCCTGTTCTTCGTCTACAATCTTCCGCCCACCCTCGTCATCAGCTTTCCCATGGCCATCCTGCTCGGCACGCTCGTGGCGTTCGGCCGCCTCTCGTCCGATTCCGAGGTCATCGCCATGAAGGCGGGCGGGTACAGCTTCACGCGCATCGCGATGCCGGCCGTCGTCGCCGGAATCGCCGTCACGGGCGTCACGTTTCTGTTCAACGAGAAAGTGGTGCCGGTCGCGAACGACAAGTTCAGCAAACTGTTCAGGCGCGAGGTCACGCTCAAGCGGCCCCTTCCGAAGATCGCCGCGAACCGGTTCTTCGAGGCCGGTCCCGGACGGAAATTCTTCGTTCAGGAGTTCGACAAGGAAACCCGCGACATGTTCGGCGTCATCATGTACGAAGGCCAGGCGAAGAACTACCCGCGGGTCATCGAGGCCGCGAAAGCCCGGATCTCCGACGGGAAGTGCGTGTTCTGGAACGGCCGCATCTCGGACCTTCGCAGCTCCGGCGCCGATTATCACTACACCTACTTCGACACGCTCGACTACCCGATCGACACGCATTACGTGAACCCCGACGACGTGCCGGACAACAAGGACCCCCGCCGGATGAACCTGGGCGAGCTCTATGCCTACATCCAGGACCTCCAGGGCAAGGGACTGACCGGCAAGGCCCTGAAGCAGAACTGGATCGAGTTCTGGACCAAGACCTCGATTCCGTTCGCGAGCCTGATCTTCGTTCTTCTCGGCGCGCCGCTCGGCACGCAGACGAGCCGCTCCGGCACCAGCATCGGGATCGGCATGTCGGTCGTGATCATTTTCCTGTACTACGTCTTTTTCGCCGCCGGAAAGGCCTTCGCCACCGGTGGTTACGTGTCGCCCTTCGTGGGCGTCTGGCTGCCGAACTTCATCATCGGCAGCATCGGCGTGTGGCTGATCATGCGCTCCAAGGCCTGAGCCGCCGTCGTCCATCCCGGCATCCCCCGCGGGTGCCCGAGTTCCAGGAGACCGTTTGTGAAAAAGCCCCTGACCGCCCTGATCGCAGCGAAACTGACGGAAACGGTGCGCCGGTACGGCGTCGACCCGGCCGGCGTCTTCGATCTCCAGGTGCCGCCCGACCGTTCGAAGGGCGACTTCGCCCTGAACACCGCCATGCGCCTGGCGAAACCCGCGAAGAAACGGCCGCTCGAACTCGCCGAGGAGATCGCCGCGATTCTCCGGACCGAGACCGACTGGTTCGACCGCATCGAGGTCGCGCCGCCGGGCTTCATCAATATGTTTCTCAAGACGGCCGTCATCGGCCGCGTGCTCGCTGAAACCGCGAAGCAGGCCGACCTGGGCGTGCGGCGCGAAGACCGGCCCCAGACCGTCGTCATCGATTATTCGAGCGTGAATATAGCGAAGCAGATGCATGTCGGCCATCTTCGTTCCACCATCATCGGCGACGTGCTTTCGCGCGTGCTCGAAGCCCGCGGTGAAAAGGTGATCCGCCAGAATCATCTCGGCGACTGGGGACTGCCCATCGCCATGGTCATCTGGAAGGCCGGCCCGCTCCTGCGCGACATCGAAGCCCGCGGCGTGCCGGTCGAGTCCGAACTGACCCTCGCGAAGCTGGAAACGCTGTATCGCGATGCGACGGCCGCCTGCAAGGAAGACCCGACCGCAGCCGCGACGTGTCACGACATCCTCGTGAAGCTTCAGAACGGGGACGAGCAGCTGCTCCGCGACTGGCGCACCGTGACCCGCGTCTCGATGGCCGAGGTCTATCGCATGTACGCCGAGCTGGGCGTCAGACTGACGCCGGAGCACGAGTGCGGCGAGAGCTTCTACCGCGACCGCCTGGCGGCGGCGGTCGAAGCCGTAAAACAGGCCGGCCGGCTCGTCGAGTCGCAGGGCGCCCGGTGCGTGTTCCTCGAGCATTTCAAGGCGAAGGACGGCAGCCCGCTTCCCGTCATCGTCCAGAAGTCCGACGGCGGCTACAACTACGAGACGTTCGACCTGGCGGCGGTGATCTATCGCGTGAACGAGCTGGCCGCTGATCGCGTGATCTACGTGACCGACGCCCGCCAGGCTCTGCACTTCGCGCAGGTGTTCGACGTGGCGACGGTCTGCGGCTGGACGAAACGGGCCGACGGGACCTCCGTCAGCTTCGAACACGTGCCGTTCGGAAGCGTGCTCGGCGAGGACAACAAGCCTCTCAAGACGCGCAGCGGCGAGAACGTGAAACTCTCCGACCTCATCTCGGAAGCCGTTGAACGCGCCTACGCCACGGTCTGCGAGAAGAACGCCGATCTGCCCGAAGAGCAGAAGCGCCGCGTCGCCAAAGCCGTCGGCATCGGCGCCGTCAAATACGCCGATCTGAGTCAGAACCGTAATAATGACTATATATTCTCGTTCGACCGCATGCTCGCTCTGCAGGGCAACACCGCGCCGTATCTGCAATACGCGCATGCCCGCATCTGCTCGATCTTCCGCAAGGGAGGAATCGCGGATGCCGAAGATCTCGGCGATCCCGTCCTCGTCGAGCCGGCAGAACGGGCGCTCGGTTTGAAGCTCCTGGAGTTCGCGGACGTCGTTGCCTCGGTCGAAGCCGATCTGCGACCTCACACCCTGTGCACCTACCTGTTCGACCTCGCGACCGCATTCTCGGGCTTTTACGATCAGTGCCCGGTGCTCGTGGCGGCCGACCCGCAGCAACGCAGGTCGCGCCTCGCCCTGTGCCGCATCACGCGGCGAACCCTGGCGCTCGGCCTCGACCTGCTTGGCATCGAAGCGCCCCAGGAGATGTAAGCCATGCCGGTCTGTCCAACCTGCGCCCAGCCGAACGAGCCCAACCGCCGTTTCTGCGGTTCGTGCGGAGCCCGCCTCGAATCGTCCGTCGAAGGAACGCCCGAATCCGCTTCGCCGTCGGCGCCGCGGGGACGCGCGTCCGGCGCCGTCACCCCCGCCGAGCTCGAGGCTCTGACGGCCGAGGTGAAACGGTCGCCGACCTCTGCCGATGCGTATCTGCGACTCGGCGCGGCTCTGCTCGCCTCGGGAAAGGGAGAACGGGCGTTTTCGACGTTTCGGGCGGCCAAGGCCATCGCGCCGAACGACGTCCGCATCCACCGGCTCGGCGCCGAGATCCTCGAGACGCTGGGGCGGCACGACGAGGCGCTGGCCGCGCTCGACACGGTCGTAAAGCTGAGCCCGGGCGGCGATATCGAGGCGGACCTCCAGGCCGCCAGGATCCTCCACGAGTCCGGCCGGCGCCAGAAGGCGCTCGACCGGCTTCAGCGGCTGCGGGACGCGGCGCCGCGCAAGCCGGAGATTCTTCTCAGGCTTTCCGAGATCGAGCTGAGTCTCGGAGATGCGGTCGCGGCGCAGATCGACCTGACCGCGTACCGCAAGCAGACCGGTGAGTCGCGCGAGATGTTCCTCCTGCTCGGCCAGGCGATGATGGCCCAGTCGTTCCACGACGGCGCGATCCGCCATTACCGGGACGCTCTGGCGAAATTTCCGGACGATTTCGAGCTCCGGCTCGGCCTGGGCCGGGCATACCTGGGAAGCGGCGAGCGCGGCCAGGCGATGCTCGAGTTCGAGCGGGCCCTGGCGGCGGCTCCGACGAGAATCCCGGTTCTCCTCGAAATGGGCCGCCTCTACGGCGACATGGGGATGGAGGAGAAAGCCGAAGAGCTGTTCGAACGGATTCACCGGCAGAACGTGCGCGACGGCGAGGTGTTTCTATCGCTGGCGGAATATTATCAGAAGAGACGCCGGCCCGGCCGGGCGAAAAGCGAGCTCGAGCGAGCCCGCAGTTGCAGTCCGCATCATCCCGGGATCGTCCGGATGCTGTGCGAAATTCTCGAGGCCGAAAACGACACGGCGAAAGCCCTCGCCGAATACGAGCGGTTCCTCGAAAGCGTTCCCGGGACCGCCTGGGCCCTGGAAGGCGTGATCCGTTGCGCCCGCGCCCAAGGCGAATTCGCGCGCGTCGCGAAGGCGCAGAAGGCGTTCATCGAGGCCGGCCAGGCCACGCCCGAGTCCTGGTGCGACCTGGGTGAGACCCTGATCCGGCTCGGCAAGTTCAGGGAGGCCGAGAAAGCGTTCGAAACCGCTTCCCATCTCGATCCGACCTGCGCCCGGGCCTACCAGGCGCCCGAACTTATCCGCATCGAGAAAGCCCGGGCCGACGGCGAGCAGTTCGTTCAACAGGCGCGCGAGGCGATTAAAAAACGGTTTCTTCTCACCGCGGTCGAGCGGCTCGACCGGGCTCTCGAACTCGTTCCGCGCGAAACAGCCTGGATGCGGCTTCTTGCCGACGTCTGCCTTCGCATCGGCGCGTTCGGCCGCGCCTCGGAGATGCTCTCGAAGGTGCGCGCCGCCGATCCGCGCGACGTATGGGTGAGCCGCCAGCTCGCGCGGGTGTATGAGAGCGAGGAAAAGCAGACGCTTGCGATCGAGCTCCTGGCTTCGGCGCTGAAAGATCAGCCGGGCGACGTCGAGACGCATATCGCGCTCCTCAGACTCAAGCGCGGCCAGGTCAAAGGAGACCGGTTCGAGCGCGACATGCTCGGTTCGCTGATGAAGCATGTGCAGGCCGAGTTGTCCGGTCTCGGCAAAAACAGCCCGGTGCCGGCGCTGGTCGAGGGATTCGCGCAGTATATCTTCGGCATGGGAACCCGTTCCCAGACCGAGGCGCTGGCGAAGGCCCAGGAATTATTCGAGGAGGCCCTGTACCGCAACGGCGACGATCCGTGGGCTCAGCGAGGCCTGACGCTGGTCTTCCGGGCCCGGGGGGACGTGAAGAAGGCGGCGCACCATTTGCAGGAAGTGGTCAGGCAGAGTTCCGATCCGACCCAACTCCTTGCGCTGGCGAAACTCCACGAGAACTTCCAGTTCTACGGGGACGCGCGGCGCTGTTACACCTCTCTCAAAAACCTGTTTCCCGACAACGGCCTGTACCGGCGCCGGATCGTCGAGATGATGTCGCACGAGAGCGAGGCCGGCGGGAAGAACCTGCTGATGGAATTCCTCGGAACGGTCCAGGAACAGGTGAAGGCGTCCCAGATCGACCCCTGGCCCGCATACGATCTCGCCGTCGCCCAGACGATCATGGCGCGCCGCTCGACGCAGCGCGAGGAATGGTCGCGCCGGGCCCTCCTGAGCTGGAACAAGGCCGCCTCGATGGCCGATGCGCCGCAGTGGTCGCGCTGGGGGCTGATGGAGGCGCAACTCGAGTTCCTCAAGGGCGCCGATCGGCTCCGGGCGCTGAACCAGAACCTGAAACTCTGCGAGAAGATCGCGCGGGAACATCCCGACCTGGCCCCCGCCCATGCGGCGGTCGCCCGATGCTATCTCGGCT
Protein-coding regions in this window:
- the argS gene encoding arginine--tRNA ligase, translated to MKKPLTALIAAKLTETVRRYGVDPAGVFDLQVPPDRSKGDFALNTAMRLAKPAKKRPLELAEEIAAILRTETDWFDRIEVAPPGFINMFLKTAVIGRVLAETAKQADLGVRREDRPQTVVIDYSSVNIAKQMHVGHLRSTIIGDVLSRVLEARGEKVIRQNHLGDWGLPIAMVIWKAGPLLRDIEARGVPVESELTLAKLETLYRDATAACKEDPTAAATCHDILVKLQNGDEQLLRDWRTVTRVSMAEVYRMYAELGVRLTPEHECGESFYRDRLAAAVEAVKQAGRLVESQGARCVFLEHFKAKDGSPLPVIVQKSDGGYNYETFDLAAVIYRVNELAADRVIYVTDARQALHFAQVFDVATVCGWTKRADGTSVSFEHVPFGSVLGEDNKPLKTRSGENVKLSDLISEAVERAYATVCEKNADLPEEQKRRVAKAVGIGAVKYADLSQNRNNDYIFSFDRMLALQGNTAPYLQYAHARICSIFRKGGIADAEDLGDPVLVEPAERALGLKLLEFADVVASVEADLRPHTLCTYLFDLATAFSGFYDQCPVLVAADPQQRRSRLALCRITRRTLALGLDLLGIEAPQEM
- a CDS encoding tetratricopeptide repeat protein, which codes for MPVCPTCAQPNEPNRRFCGSCGARLESSVEGTPESASPSAPRGRASGAVTPAELEALTAEVKRSPTSADAYLRLGAALLASGKGERAFSTFRAAKAIAPNDVRIHRLGAEILETLGRHDEALAALDTVVKLSPGGDIEADLQAARILHESGRRQKALDRLQRLRDAAPRKPEILLRLSEIELSLGDAVAAQIDLTAYRKQTGESREMFLLLGQAMMAQSFHDGAIRHYRDALAKFPDDFELRLGLGRAYLGSGERGQAMLEFERALAAAPTRIPVLLEMGRLYGDMGMEEKAEELFERIHRQNVRDGEVFLSLAEYYQKRRRPGRAKSELERARSCSPHHPGIVRMLCEILEAENDTAKALAEYERFLESVPGTAWALEGVIRCARAQGEFARVAKAQKAFIEAGQATPESWCDLGETLIRLGKFREAEKAFETASHLDPTCARAYQAPELIRIEKARADGEQFVQQAREAIKKRFLLTAVERLDRALELVPRETAWMRLLADVCLRIGAFGRASEMLSKVRAADPRDVWVSRQLARVYESEEKQTLAIELLASALKDQPGDVETHIALLRLKRGQVKGDRFERDMLGSLMKHVQAELSGLGKNSPVPALVEGFAQYIFGMGTRSQTEALAKAQELFEEALYRNGDDPWAQRGLTLVFRARGDVKKAAHHLQEVVRQSSDPTQLLALAKLHENFQFYGDARRCYTSLKNLFPDNGLYRRRIVEMMSHESEAGGKNLLMEFLGTVQEQVKASQIDPWPAYDLAVAQTIMARRSTQREEWSRRALLSWNKAASMADAPQWSRWGLMEAQLEFLKGADRLRALNQNLKLCEKIAREHPDLAPAHAAVARCYLGFEDLAQTDRAAKHLETAVFLDPHAVEYQMLLAKMYRELGRAARVDAIRQAVILSEPELALKI